In the genome of Quercus robur chromosome 3, dhQueRobu3.1, whole genome shotgun sequence, one region contains:
- the LOC126718245 gene encoding uncharacterized protein LOC126718245, protein MMRVLGFINNSFNGLQKHQGIAKIKFKANPLGFNQFRSRGLSDSKFFNGNDTVLPVLIVGAGPVGLVLSILLTKLGVKCAVLEKGKSFSKHPQAHFINNRTMEVFRKIDGLAEEIQRSQPPVELWRKFIYCTSLSGSILGSVDHMQPQDFEKIVSPISVAHFSQYKLTASLLKQLEDLSFHIHTSEAFEGLNCRPLKGQEILMGHECVSIDATGQCVDVTVAFLKEGKYMEKNIQCNILVGADGAGSTIRKLVGIDLRGEKDMQKLVSVHFLSRDLGQYLINERPGMLFFIFNTEAIGVLVAHDLKQGEFVLQMPFYPPQQNIEDFSPEICKKLIFKLVGRELSNIDVIDIKPWVMHAEVAEKFVCNDNRIILAGDAAHRFPPAGGFGMNTGIQDAHNLAWKIASVVKGIAPSSILETYETERKPIAIFNTALSVQNFRAAMSVPAALGLDPTIANSVHQVINSGVGSVLPSGLQRAILDGIFTIGRAQLSEHLLNESHPLGSMRLAKLRHIFEEGKSLQLQFPAEDLGFRYRKGALIPESDSVLAAPEQPTGRRRDYIPSADPGSRLPHMNVKVLSNLSNEEICSTLDLVSGDKVEFLLIIAPVEESYHLAHAAFKLAKEFEVSAKVCVLWSAGTKGIEGGSNAALTPWENYIDAVEVKRSSTSPSWWDICQMTDKGAILVRPDEHIAWRAKSRVVGDPIMEMKRVFSAILGVDSTKR, encoded by the exons ATGATGAGGGTTTTGGGGTTTATCAACAACAGCTTCAATGGCCTCCAAAAACACCAAGGTATTgccaaaatcaaattcaaagcAAACCCACTTGGGTTCAATCAATTTCGAAGCAGAGGCTTATCAGACTCCAAGTTTTTCAATGGCAATGATACGGTGCTTCCGGTTCTTATCGTTGGTGCTGGACCAGTCGGTCTCGTTCTCTCTATACTTCTCACCAAACTGG GTGTCAAATGTGCAGTTTTGGAGAAAGGCAAGAGTTTTTCTAAACATCCACAGGCACACTTCATCAACAATCGAACAATGGAG GTGTTTCGAAAGATAGACGGGCTGGCAGAAGAGATCCAGAGGTCTCAACCTCCTGTAGAACTATGGCGAAAGTTTATATATTGTACTTCGCTCTCTGGTTCTATTCTTGGTTCAGTGGACCATATGCAACCTCAAG attttgagaaaattgtgaGTCCTATCTCTGTTGCGCACTTCTCACAGTACAAGTTAACTGCATCTCTACTTAAGCAGCTAGAAGATCTTAGTTTCCATATTCATACATCAGAAGCCTTTGAAGGCCTTAATTGTAGGCCCCTCAAGGGACAGGAAATTTTAATGGGGCATGAGTGTGTATCCATTGATGCCACTGGTCAATGTGTTGATGTCACCGTTGCTTTCCTCAAGGAAGGGAAGTACATGGAGAAGAATATTCAGTGTAATATCCTTGTTGGTGCTGATGGTGCAGGAAGTACCATACGAAAGCTTGTAGGAATAGATTTGAGAGGTGAGAAAGACATGCAAAAGCTTGTCAGTGTTCATTTTCTGAGCAGAGACCTTGGACAATACTTGATAAATGAGAGACCTGGTATGCTATTTTTTATCTTCAATACTGAAGCCATTGGGGTCCTTGTTGCTCATGATCTCAAGCAAGGGGAATTTGTATTACAG ATGCCATTCTATCCACCTCAGCAAAACATTGAAGATTTCAGCCCTGAG ATATGCAAGAAGTTGATATTCAAATTGGTCGGTCGAGAGCTTTCAAACATAGATGTGATCGATATAAAGCCATGGGTGATGCATGCGGAAGTTGCTGAGAAGTTTGTATGCAATGACAATCGAATAATACTAGCTGGTGATGCTGCTCATCGGTTCCCTCCAGCTGGTGGTTTTG GAATGAATACTGGCATTCAAGATGCTCATAATCTTGCTTGGAAAATAGCTTCTGTTGTAAAGGGTATTGCACCATCTTCAATACTTGAAACTTATGAAACGGAACGTAAGCCG ATTGCCATCTTCAATACGGCACTTAGTGTGCAAAACTTCAGAGCAGCCATGTCAGTTCCAGCTGCACTTGGTCTTGATCCAACTATTGCAAACTCTG TACATCAAGTCATTAATAGTGGAGTTGGTTCTGTTTTACCTTCTGGACTACAGAGGGCAATTCTGGATGGAATTTTTACAATAGGCCGTGCACAGCTCTCTGAACATCTTCTGAATGAAAGCCATCCACTTGGATCTATGAGGCTTGCTAAATTAAGACATATATTTGAAGAAGGAAAGAGCCTTCAACTCCAGTTCCCTGCCGAGGATCTTGGTTTCAG GTACCGGAAGGGAGCACTAATTCCTGAGAGTGACAGTGTGCTGGCTGCCCCAGAACAGCCTACTGGTCGTCGGAGGGACTATATTCCTTCTGCAGATCCAGGGTCAAGGCTGCCCCATATGAATGTGAAGGTGTTATCCAATTTATCAAATGAG GAGATCTGTTCTACACTGGATCTTGTATCCGGAGACAAAGTTGAGTTCCTTTTGATTATTGCACCAGTTGAAGAGTCTTATCATCTTGCTCATGCTGCATTCAAGTTGGCTAAGGAATTTGAAGTTTCTGCTAAGGTATGTGTTTTATGGTCTGCTGGTACTAAAGGAATTGAAGGAGGAAGTAATGCTGCATTGACACCTTGGGAGAATTACATAGATGCTGTGGAAGTTAAAAGGTCATCCACTTCACCATCATGGTGGGATATCTGTCAGATGACTGACAAAGGAGCCATCCTAGTTAGGCCTGATGAGCACATTGCTTGGCGTGCAAAGTCGAGAGTTGTCGGGGATCCTATTATGGAGATGAAAAGGGTTTTTTCTGCAATATTGGGTGTAGATTCTACCAAAAGATAG
- the LOC126718246 gene encoding uncharacterized protein LOC126718246, with protein sequence MDATSASSSSSSFSSSIFTNYPLISAFTAFAMAQFIKVFTSWYKERRWDLKQIVGSGGMPSSHSATVTALAAAVGFQEGFGGSVFATALVLACVVMYDATGVRLHAGRQAEVLNQIVYELPAEHPLAESRPLRELLGHTPPQVIAGCLLGIVTGVIGHLINLFTR encoded by the exons atggatgcTACATCGGCTTCATCGTCTTCCTCGTCCTTCTCATCCTCAATCTTTACGAATTATCCACTCATTTCTGCTTTCACAGCTTTCGCTATGGCCCAATTTATCAAGGTCTTCACCTCCTG GTATAAGGAAAGACGATGGGATCTCAAGCAAATTGTTGGGTCTGGTGGAATGCCATCATCTCATTCTGCGACTGTTACTGCTCTTGCTGCAGCCGTCGGGTTCCAAGAAGGCTTTGGAGGATCTGTGTTTGCAACTGCATTGGTCTTAGCATGTGTT GTGATGTATGATGCCACTGGTGTAAGATTACATGCTGGACGCCAAGCAGAG GTTTTGAATCAAATTGTATATGAACTTCCCGCCGAGCATCCTCTGGCTGAGAGCAGACCATTGCGTGAACTTCTTGGTCATACCCCTCCTCAG GTTATTGCTGGCTGCTTGCTTGGTATTGTCACGGGAGTTATTGGCCATTTGATCAACCTGTTTACCAGATAA
- the LOC126718247 gene encoding ATP-dependent DNA helicase Q-like 5, translated as MESDSDSDGSHVSATPPRDPYQPPPPPPRQSTTSSKKPKPSLKPKKPPIPIPIPNPKPKPSLSPSPPSSPTPSPLSTLPFQILRRTSDHHHHDDPISAAQALPARHFSNSASFSKLNKPSLNFEPPEPNTTVTDHFQSNSEATNSTNSHRVVKRHSNLIGSNPPLPPAKLRKCGNEGNFVKLNLNGKRRKFANKGKTRRNIYGSYSTSSRKFHRKKKRKVEGEGEGEGEDEKNACEEDGLVVETEQQKQKQESGRAKLDSQLIEEAALAARNEASDENLLKLLNLVYGYDSFRDGQLEAIKMVLAGESAMLVLPTGAGKSLCYQLPAMVLPGLTLVVSPLVALMIDQLRQLPPVIPGGLLCSSQTLEEVSETLRKLQEGTIKVLFVSPERFLNSEFLSVVSTNLSISLVVVDEAHCVSEWSHNFRPSFMRLRASMLRDRLNVGCILAMTATATVTTLNAVMSALAIPQTNLIQKEQLRENLQLSVSLSGNRMKDLLMLMKSSPFKEVKSIIIYCKFQSETDLISRYLCDNNISAKSYHSGIPAKNRSRTQELFCSNKIRVIVATVAFGMGLDKQDVGAVIHYSLPESLEEYVQEIGRAGRDGRLSYCHLLFDDDTYFKLRSLMHSEGVDEHAVNKFLNQVFNDKNSHGKICSLVKESASRMFDMKEEVMLTLLTNLELGEVQYLRLLPQLNVTCTLNFHKTSPALLAEINRVVAAILKKSEAKQGQYLFDIPTVANSIGITAIDLSNQLQNLKFKGEITYEVKDMAFCYTIMKVPGDFCSLSAHLTRWLSEVETCKVRKLDTMFNAAVFATNACEKKHGCFGSQHTPCLQKKILGYFNEDDNSDISNKMGQSSRFLRADIKVFLQSNSHVKFNPRAVARIMHGIASPSYPSMIWSKTHFWGRYTQIDFQVLMEAAKAELMNYVGKEAL; from the exons atggaatccGATTCAGACTCCGATGGCTCTCACGTCTCCGCCACTCCTCCACGAGATCCctatcaaccaccaccaccgccgccGCGTCAGTCTACTACCTCctccaaaaaacccaaacctagccttaaacccaaaaaaccaccaatcccaatcccaatcccaaaccccaaacccaaaccTTCACTTTCGCCTTCACCTCCATCCTCACCCACTCCTTCTCCCCTCTCTACTCTCCCCTTCCAAATCCTCCGCCGCACATCcgaccaccaccaccacgacGATCCAATCTCCGCCGCCCAAGCCCTCCCCGCCCGCCACTTCTCCAACTCCGCCTCTTTCTCCAAACTCAACAAACCCTCTCTCAATTTCGAGCCCCccgaacccaacactactgTCACCGATCATTTCCAGTCCAATTCGGAAGCTACGAATTCCACAAACTCACACAGAGTTGTTAAGAGACACTCCAATTTGATCGGAAGTAACCCGCCTCTACCGCCGGCGAAGTTGCGAAAATGCGGCAATGAAGGGAACTTCGTGAAGCTTAACCTGAATGGAAAAAGGCGAAAGTTTGCCAATAAAGGCAAAACCAGAAGAAATATCTATGGCTCTTATTCTACAAGCAGTCGAAAATTTcatagaaaaaagaagagaaaagttGAAGGTGAAGGTGAAGGTGAAGGTGAAGATGAGAAGAATGCGTGCGAAGAAGATGGTTTGGTTGTGGAAACTGAGCAACAGAAGCAAAAACAGGAAAGTGGGAGAGCGAAATTGGACTCCCAATTGATTGAAGAGGCGGCATTGGCAGCGAGAAATGAGGCCTCGGATGAGAACTTGTTGAAGCTGTTGAATTTGGTGTATGGTTATGATTCGTTCCGAGATGGGCAGTTGGAGGCAATCAAGATGGTGCTGGCCGGAGAATCCGCGATGCTGGTTTTGCCAACTGGGGCTGGGAAGTCTCTGTGTTATCAGTTGCCGGCAATGGTTTTGCCGGGGTTAACGCTGGTGGTGAGTCCTTTGGTCGCGCTGATGATTGATCAGTTGAGGCAGCTGCCTCCTGTGATTCCGGGTGGTCTTCTCTGTAGCAGTCAG aCACTTGAAGAGGTTTCCGAGACACTGAGGAAGCTTCAAGAAGGAACCATCAAG GTGCTATTTGTCTCACCGGAGAGATTTTTAAACTCGGAATTCTTGTCAGTAGTTTCTACTAATTTATCGATCTCACTTGTTGTGGTTGATGAAGCTCACTGTGTATCTGAATG GTCGCACAATTTCCGGCCTTCATTCATGAGGCTCAGGGCATCTATGCTTCGTGACAGACTAAACGTTGGATGCATTCTTGCAATGACTGCTACTGCCACAGTCACAACATTAAATGCTGTTATGTCTGCTCTAGCCATTCCGCAAACCAATCTGATTCAAAAAGAACAACTAAGGGAAAATTTACAATTGTCAGTATCTTTAAGTGGAAATAG AATGAAAGATTTGCTGATGTTGATGAAGTCTTCTCCCTTTAAGGAAGTCAAGAGCATCATCATATACTGCAAATTTCAG TCTGAAACTGATCTAATAAGCAGATACTTGTGTGATAATAATATCTCAGCAAAG AGCTATCACAGTGGAATCCCTGCAAAAAACCGTAGCCGTACACAGGAATTGTTTTGTTCAAACAAAATTAGAGTG ATTGTTGCAACTGTGGCATTTGGAATGGGGCTTGACAAGCAGGATGTTGGAGCT GTAATTCATTACAGCTTGCCAGAAAGCTTGGAGGAATATGTTCAG GAGATTGGGCGTGCTGGAAGGGATGGGAGGTTGTCCTATTGCCATCTACTTTTTGATGATGACACGTACTTCAAACTTCGTAGTCTGATGCACAG TGAAGGAGTAGATGAACATGCGGTAAACAAATTTCTCAATCAAGTTTTCAATGACAAGAATTCGCATGGGAAAATATGTTCATTAGTCAAAGAGTCAGCATCCCGCATGTTTGATATGAAAGAAGAG GTGATGTTGACACTTCTTACGAACTTAGAGTTGGGTGAAGTACAATACTTGCGTTTACTTCCACAACTAAATGTAACTTGTACTTTAAATTTCCACAAG ACTTCCCCAGCGTTGCTAGCTGAAATAAATAGGGTTGTTGCAGCAATTCTTAAGAA aTCTGAAGCTAAGCAAGGGCAATATCTGTTTGACATACCCACAGTGGCAAATAGCATTGGAATTACAGCAATTGACCTATCAAATCAGTTGCAGAATCTAAAG TTTAAGGGAGAAATAACATATGAGGTGAAGGACATGGCATTTTGTTATACAATCATGAAAGTACCTGGTGATTTTTGTTCTCTGTCAGCACATCTTACAAGATGGTTATCAGAAGTCGAAACTTGTAAG GTACGGAAGTTGGACACAATGTTTAATGCTGCAGTCTTTGCAACAAATGCGTGTGAGAAGAAGCATGGTTGCTTTGGTTCTCAGCATACACCATGCTTGCAGAAGAAGATTTTGGGTTACTTTAATGAAGATGATAACTCTGACATTTCTAATAAGATGGGTCAAAGCAG CCGATTTTTGCGAGCAGACATTAAG GTCTTTCTACAGAGTAACTCACACGTTAAATTCAACCCCAGAGCTGTTGCAAGGATAATGCATGGAATTGCAAGCCCATCCTATCCTTCTATGATTTGGTCCAAAACTCATTTTTG GGGAAGGTATACACAAATAGACTTCCAGGTGCTAATGGAAGCAGCAAAAGCAGAACTCATGAATTATGTTGGGAAGGAAGCACTCTAA